One region of Carya illinoinensis cultivar Pawnee chromosome 8, C.illinoinensisPawnee_v1, whole genome shotgun sequence genomic DNA includes:
- the LOC122274150 gene encoding uncharacterized protein LOC122274150, with the protein MEEICEVAKAYYANSTKQQQEEARDAFQKMNLENNKTISLTDFLDICLPDSFPKSVACSLFKELDVNRDGSLDFDEFITLFYLHQSKRLLYCHGCEKFLTGLYFTCVKCFDSTSNSYDLCSICYRKKNFQHHKDAVFLDNYALLRRNIKRSSETEVDPVQEKYENKMKQDVDESGQVKKDENESQYVSKLSDHQEINIATEANLEVFNYQEKEVANASDQEKAGNQKAANIHRYRKSERIGKAFAKLGANITTKVTGKISSAADSTDCNVM; encoded by the exons ATGGAGGAGATCTGTGAGGTTGCTAAAGCTTATTACGCAAACTCGACAAAGCAGCAACAGGAGGAAGCCCGGGATGCTTTCCAAAAGATGAATTTGGAAAACAATAAGACGATAAGCCTAACTGATTTCTTGGATATCTGCCTGCCAGACAGTTTTCCCAAAAGTGTTGCTTGTTCTTTGTTCAAGGAGCTAGACGTAAATCGTGATGGCAGCCTGGATTTCGACGAGTTTATCACCTTGTTCTATCTGCATCAAAGCAAGAGGCTACTGTATTGTCATGGCTGCGAAAAGTTTCTTACTGGACTGTATTTCACTTGCGTCAAATGCTTTGATTCCACCAGTAATAGCTATGACCTCTGCTCCATCTGTTACCGGAAGAAAAACTTTCAACACCATAAAGATGCAGTCTTCTTGGACAACTACGCTTTACTCCGTCGGAACATCAAACGTTCATCGGAAACGGAAGTAGACCCAGTTCAG GAAAAGTACgagaataaaatgaaacaagATGTTGATGAATCTGGCCAA GTCAAAAAGGATGAAAATGAAAGTCAATATGTCTCTAAATTATCGGATCATCAG GAAATCAATATTGCAACCGAAGCAAATTTAGAAGTCTTTAATTACCAg GAAAAAGAAGTCGCAAATGCATCTGACCAG GAAAAAGCTGGAAATCAAAAAGCTGCAAACATACATCGTTACCGG AAAAGCGAGCGAATCGGCAAGGCATTTGCAAAACTAGGAGCAAACATCACAACAAAAGTAACAGGCAAAATCTCATCGGCTGCTGACAGTACCGATTGCAATGTCATGTGA